In a genomic window of Flavobacterium lipolyticum:
- a CDS encoding HesB/IscA family protein — translation MIKVSDTAKNKIIDLMKEDGFDAASDYVRVGVKSGGCSGLSYDLKFDKTKGDDDKIFVDNDITIAVEKKSFLYLAGTILEFSGGLNGKGFVFNNPNASRTCGCGESFSL, via the coding sequence ATGATAAAAGTTTCTGATACAGCCAAAAATAAAATCATCGATTTGATGAAAGAAGATGGTTTTGATGCTGCTAGCGACTACGTAAGAGTAGGCGTAAAAAGCGGTGGATGCTCTGGTTTGTCTTATGATTTAAAGTTTGACAAAACCAAAGGCGACGACGATAAAATATTCGTAGACAACGACATAACAATTGCAGTTGAAAAGAAATCATTTCTATATCTGGCCGGAACAATTCTTGAATTTTCAGGTGGATTAAACGGAAAAGGTTTTGTATTCAATAATCCGAATGCAAGTAGAACTTGTGGTTGTGGAGAATCTTTTTCACTATAA
- a CDS encoding MBL fold metallo-hydrolase has product MKLYPIESGNFKLDGGAMFGVVPKTIWNKTNPADANNLIDIAARCLLIEDGNRLILIDTGMGDKQSEKFFGYYSLWGSHSIDKSLAKYGFQRDDITDVFMTHLHFDHCGGSVQWNSDRTFYEPAFKNAKFWTNENHWEWATKPNAREKASFLSENILPMQESGQLNFIKRPESDFGFSEEMNFGIYYVDGHTEKQMIPHIKYQDKTIVFCADLLATAGHIPLPYVMGYDTRPLLTMPEKSKFLNAAADNNYYLFLEHDAHNQIITVEHTEKGVRLKEVFTCEEIL; this is encoded by the coding sequence ATGAAACTTTACCCTATAGAATCCGGAAATTTTAAGTTAGATGGAGGCGCCATGTTTGGTGTAGTTCCTAAAACCATCTGGAACAAAACCAATCCTGCCGATGCTAATAACTTAATTGATATCGCAGCACGCTGCCTGCTTATTGAAGACGGAAATCGTCTGATTTTGATTGATACCGGAATGGGAGACAAGCAATCGGAGAAGTTTTTTGGCTATTATTCGCTGTGGGGATCGCATTCGATAGACAAATCGTTAGCAAAATATGGTTTTCAGAGAGACGATATTACCGACGTTTTTATGACGCATTTGCATTTTGACCATTGTGGAGGAAGTGTTCAATGGAATTCAGACCGGACTTTTTACGAGCCTGCTTTTAAAAATGCAAAGTTTTGGACGAATGAAAATCATTGGGAATGGGCAACGAAACCTAATGCCCGTGAAAAAGCTTCTTTTCTTTCAGAGAATATTCTGCCTATGCAGGAAAGCGGACAGCTGAATTTTATAAAGCGTCCCGAAAGTGATTTCGGCTTTTCTGAAGAAATGAATTTTGGAATTTATTATGTGGACGGCCATACCGAAAAGCAAATGATTCCACATATTAAGTATCAGGATAAAACGATTGTTTTTTGTGCCGATTTGCTGGCTACAGCAGGGCATATTCCGTTACCCTACGTGATGGGTTACGATACTAGGCCGTTATTGACAATGCCGGAGAAATCAAAGTTTTTAAATGCAGCGGCAGACAACAACTATTATTTGTTTTTGGAACATGATGCCCACAATCAAATCATAACGGTAGAACATACTGAAAAAGGTGTTCGCTTAAAAGAAGTATTTACCTGCGAAGAAATTCTTTAG
- a CDS encoding T9SS type A sorting domain-containing protein yields MKTKLLLLLLLANLSINAQTNLVPNGDLENWSSSSQPDNWYRYFSGFISQSTIAQKGSSSTNMKISSGTFNYINSEFFPVTANKTYRITMYHKLVSGTFSKLDFSVYHKPGAFKAEIIKKTDAVFSSSEWRKIEFEYTPTVSENIEIDIWTTGTQNSEILVDNVSVVDIADVPLPYTLIPDVNFENKLIALGIDSGTADGKVLTSKVSTITEIDLYNSNITDLTGIQDFINLKTLDCGGNKLLALDVTNNTQLTTLRCNGGSGSSTTRGDGQLTNLNVSKNTLLTFLDCGNNQITNLNISQNTLLKTLICNINRLSSLDTSNNMLLTLVDCGANDINTLDFSNSESLQILRCSVNKLTTMNISNNSKLIELDCISNLLTSLDISKNPALTRVRCGSNKKLSSLNLKNGTNKLLKLTLANIMFWDNPNLKCIEVDDVAYSEANWSDVKDATATYSNSCKTLGIDTNNFAKATIYPNPTKGEVNIQNASLEKATVYNTLGQLLKSFTLNSSDTTNTINLSGLPRGVYYIYLINGDIASAKKVIVE; encoded by the coding sequence ATGAAGACAAAACTACTCTTATTGCTATTACTAGCAAACCTTTCCATTAATGCCCAGACTAATTTAGTCCCAAATGGTGACCTTGAAAATTGGTCTTCCTCATCACAACCCGATAACTGGTATCGCTATTTTAGTGGATTTATTTCTCAAAGTACAATCGCTCAAAAAGGTTCCTCGAGTACCAATATGAAGATTTCCAGCGGTACATTTAACTATATTAATAGCGAATTTTTTCCGGTAACAGCAAATAAAACATACCGAATAACGATGTACCACAAATTAGTTTCCGGTACATTTTCGAAACTTGATTTCAGTGTATATCATAAACCCGGTGCTTTTAAAGCTGAGATTATCAAAAAAACTGATGCCGTGTTTTCAAGCTCAGAATGGAGAAAAATCGAATTTGAGTATACCCCAACCGTAAGCGAAAACATAGAAATCGATATTTGGACCACAGGAACACAGAATTCTGAAATTTTAGTCGATAATGTTTCTGTTGTTGATATTGCTGATGTTCCTTTGCCATACACCCTAATACCTGATGTAAATTTTGAAAACAAGTTAATCGCATTAGGAATTGATTCCGGAACTGCTGATGGAAAGGTATTAACTTCAAAAGTTTCTACTATCACTGAAATAGATCTTTACAATAGCAATATTACTGACTTAACCGGAATTCAGGATTTTATCAATTTAAAGACCTTAGATTGCGGTGGCAATAAATTGTTAGCTTTAGATGTCACTAACAATACACAATTGACTACATTAAGGTGTAATGGAGGCAGCGGAAGCTCAACCACTAGGGGAGATGGTCAACTAACTAATTTAAATGTCTCTAAAAATACCTTGCTAACTTTTCTAGATTGCGGTAACAATCAAATTACAAATTTGAATATTTCTCAAAACACGTTATTAAAAACATTAATTTGTAATATTAATAGATTATCATCCTTAGATACCTCTAACAATATGCTACTAACGTTGGTGGATTGCGGCGCAAATGACATCAATACGCTAGATTTTTCTAACAGTGAATCTTTACAAATACTCCGATGTTCAGTTAATAAATTGACAACAATGAACATCAGTAATAATAGCAAATTAATTGAGTTAGATTGTATTTCTAATCTATTAACAAGTTTAGACATTTCTAAAAACCCAGCTTTAACACGTGTTCGCTGTGGATCCAATAAAAAGTTATCAAGCTTGAATTTAAAAAACGGAACAAATAAACTCCTGAAATTAACCCTTGCAAATATTATGTTTTGGGACAATCCAAATCTAAAATGTATCGAGGTTGATGATGTTGCTTATTCAGAAGCAAATTGGAGCGATGTGAAAGATGCTACTGCAACTTATTCTAATTCTTGTAAAACATTAGGTATTGATACCAACAATTTTGCAAAAGCAACAATCTATCCAAACCCAACTAAAGGCGAAGTAAACATTCAAAATGCAAGTTTAGAAAAAGCAACTGTTTATAACACTTTGGGGCAACTTCTAAAATCATTTACCTTAAATTCAAGTGACACCACTAATACGATCAATTTATCCGGTTTGCCAAGAGGCGTTTATTATATATACTTAATCAATGGAGATATTGCTTCGGCTAAAAAAGTAATTGTTGAATAA
- a CDS encoding S8 family peptidase: MSPMKHLKLSAFALLVLAGCSTTLQAQESARKDFIKAPLAVVKKAPVSENELKRWSHLDLIKDSIPGMSVDRAYAELLQGKTGKKVIVGIVDSGVDIEHEDLKGMIWTNPKEIPGNGIDDDKNGFIDDVHGWNFLGNAVHENLELTRVVKKGDDGSPEYKEALAQYTKKYEDALRDKQQSDFLLEVHKTIQKELNKTTYKIEDLDAITSTDPKVAQSKEIMTQILTNAGSTFDPDSELKEYSKQVYGQLNYNLNKEFDGRKIVGDNPEDIKNTRYGNNIVFGPDKEEALHGTHVAGIIAQVRGNNLGGDGVANNVEILTVRAVPDGDEYDKDIALGIRYAVDNGAKVINGSFGKSFSPHKKWVYDAIKYAAKKDVLIVHAAGNDGYNIDETKNINYPNDSEDNVKEFADNVITIGALKKEYGETVVAGFSNFGKINVDVFAPGEEIYATIPNNKYKYLQGTSMAAPNAAGVAALIRSYYPKLKAAQVKQILMDSGVALPSMVVLGENPNPEVKPVAVSSTESSRTAKMVNAYNALLMAEKMSKK; the protein is encoded by the coding sequence ATGAGTCCTATGAAACATCTCAAATTATCTGCTTTTGCATTACTTGTTTTGGCAGGTTGCAGCACTACTTTACAGGCACAGGAATCGGCAAGAAAAGATTTTATCAAAGCTCCTTTAGCCGTTGTTAAGAAAGCTCCTGTTTCAGAAAATGAATTAAAAAGATGGAGCCATCTTGATTTAATCAAAGATTCGATCCCGGGAATGAGTGTCGATAGAGCTTATGCTGAATTACTGCAAGGGAAAACCGGAAAGAAGGTGATCGTGGGAATTGTAGATTCAGGTGTCGATATCGAACATGAAGATCTGAAAGGGATGATCTGGACGAATCCAAAAGAAATTCCGGGTAACGGAATCGACGATGATAAAAACGGATTTATTGATGATGTTCACGGATGGAATTTCTTAGGAAATGCTGTTCACGAAAATCTTGAATTAACGCGTGTCGTTAAAAAAGGTGATGACGGATCTCCCGAATATAAAGAGGCTTTGGCGCAATACACCAAGAAATACGAAGACGCTTTACGCGACAAACAGCAATCTGACTTTTTGTTAGAAGTTCATAAAACGATACAAAAAGAACTTAATAAAACAACCTATAAAATTGAGGATTTAGATGCTATAACTTCTACAGATCCAAAAGTAGCTCAGAGCAAAGAAATCATGACTCAAATTTTAACGAATGCAGGGTCAACTTTTGATCCTGATTCTGAGTTAAAAGAGTATAGCAAGCAGGTTTACGGTCAGTTGAATTACAACTTAAATAAAGAATTCGACGGAAGAAAAATAGTAGGTGATAATCCGGAGGATATTAAAAACACACGTTATGGAAATAATATTGTTTTTGGTCCGGATAAAGAGGAAGCGCTTCACGGAACACACGTAGCGGGAATCATTGCGCAGGTTCGCGGGAATAATTTAGGGGGAGACGGAGTTGCTAATAATGTAGAAATTCTGACCGTAAGAGCCGTTCCGGATGGCGATGAGTACGATAAAGATATTGCTTTAGGGATTCGCTATGCAGTTGACAATGGTGCAAAAGTGATCAACGGAAGTTTCGGAAAAAGTTTCTCTCCTCATAAAAAATGGGTATACGATGCAATAAAATATGCAGCAAAAAAAGATGTTCTAATAGTGCATGCAGCCGGAAATGACGGATACAATATTGATGAAACCAAAAACATCAATTATCCAAATGACTCAGAAGATAACGTTAAAGAGTTTGCTGATAATGTAATCACAATCGGAGCACTGAAGAAAGAGTATGGAGAAACGGTTGTAGCTGGATTTTCGAACTTCGGAAAAATAAACGTAGATGTTTTTGCTCCGGGTGAAGAAATTTATGCCACAATACCTAACAACAAATACAAATACCTGCAGGGAACTTCAATGGCCGCTCCAAATGCAGCAGGAGTTGCAGCACTGATACGTTCATACTATCCGAAATTAAAAGCAGCTCAGGTTAAACAAATCCTAATGGATTCAGGAGTAGCACTTCCGTCAATGGTAGTTTTGGGTGAAAATCCAAATCCTGAAGTAAAACCGGTAGCAGTTTCTTCGACAGAATCTTCAAGAACTGCTAAAATGGTCAACGCTTACAATGCTTTATTGATGGCCGAAAAAATGTCTAAAAAATAA
- a CDS encoding M1 family metallopeptidase, whose translation MRKILLLSFLSLSLNSAFAQSAPYWQQHVDYKMEVSMDVKNYQYKGKQELVYTNNSPDTLKKVYYHLFLNAFQPGSEMDARLHSIKDPDGRMVNKVKGADGKETKQSRIETLKPNEIGYLKVSDFKQDGVSAQTRVSGTILEVTLAKPILPNSKTTFTLDFDGQVPVQVRRTGRNNAEGVELSMSQWYPKLAEFDFEGWHADPYIAREFHGVWGNFDVKITIDKDYTIGGSGYLQDKNQIGHGYEDAGVTVTYPKKTKTLTWHFIAPNVHDFTWAADKEYTHDIVKGPNDVDLHFFYKNNPKTTANWKQLEPLMVKVMDYYNHRVGAYPYKQYSFIQGGDGGMEYAMCTLMLGNGTLEGILGTATHELGHSWFQHILASNESKHPWMDEGFTTYIEDSALNELKGDKKEVNPFKGNYAAYYSLVNSGKEQPQTTHGDRYDENRPYSISSYVKGSLFLSQLEYVIGKDNVDATLKRYYNDFKFKHPTPNDIKRSAERVSGAELDWYLIDWTGTTNTIDYGIKEVADNAGKTNITLERIGRMPMPIDLTVEYTDGTTESFYIPLRMMNFIKPNPNPNVKRTVLDDWAWAQSNYSFTIDKNKTAIKKITIDPSGLMADVKAANNVYEVK comes from the coding sequence ATGCGAAAAATTTTACTACTATCTTTTTTGAGTTTGAGTTTAAACTCAGCATTTGCACAAAGCGCTCCTTATTGGCAACAACATGTCGATTACAAAATGGAAGTCTCCATGGATGTAAAAAACTATCAGTACAAAGGAAAACAAGAGTTAGTGTACACAAACAACTCTCCTGATACTTTAAAGAAAGTGTATTACCATTTATTTTTAAATGCATTTCAGCCGGGAAGTGAAATGGATGCTCGTTTGCATTCTATAAAAGATCCTGATGGAAGAATGGTAAATAAAGTAAAAGGCGCAGACGGTAAAGAAACCAAACAAAGCCGAATCGAAACTTTAAAACCAAATGAAATTGGGTATTTAAAAGTTTCAGACTTTAAACAAGATGGAGTTTCGGCACAAACGAGAGTTTCGGGAACTATTTTAGAAGTAACATTGGCGAAACCAATTTTACCAAATTCTAAAACAACCTTTACTTTAGATTTTGACGGACAAGTTCCGGTTCAGGTTCGTCGTACTGGACGTAATAATGCTGAAGGAGTAGAATTGTCAATGTCGCAATGGTACCCAAAATTAGCCGAATTTGATTTCGAAGGCTGGCATGCAGATCCATACATCGCCAGAGAATTTCATGGCGTGTGGGGGAATTTTGATGTGAAAATTACAATCGATAAAGACTATACTATCGGAGGTTCAGGATATTTACAGGATAAGAATCAAATAGGTCACGGTTATGAAGATGCAGGTGTAACCGTTACTTATCCAAAGAAAACAAAAACGTTGACCTGGCATTTTATTGCACCAAACGTTCATGATTTTACCTGGGCAGCAGATAAAGAATACACACATGATATTGTAAAAGGACCAAACGATGTTGATTTGCACTTCTTCTACAAAAACAATCCAAAAACAACTGCAAATTGGAAACAATTAGAACCTTTAATGGTGAAAGTAATGGATTATTACAACCACAGAGTGGGAGCATATCCGTACAAACAATACTCTTTTATTCAGGGTGGAGATGGCGGAATGGAGTATGCAATGTGTACCCTAATGCTTGGAAACGGAACTCTTGAAGGAATTTTAGGAACAGCAACTCATGAATTAGGGCATTCCTGGTTTCAGCATATTCTGGCTTCAAACGAATCAAAACACCCTTGGATGGATGAAGGTTTTACCACTTACATCGAAGACAGTGCTTTGAATGAATTGAAAGGAGATAAAAAAGAAGTGAATCCGTTTAAAGGAAATTATGCAGCTTATTACAGCTTGGTTAATTCCGGAAAAGAGCAGCCACAAACCACTCATGGAGACCGTTACGATGAAAACAGACCTTATAGTATTTCTTCTTATGTAAAAGGAAGTCTTTTCTTGTCGCAATTAGAATATGTAATTGGAAAAGATAATGTAGATGCTACTTTGAAAAGATACTACAATGATTTCAAATTCAAACACCCTACTCCAAATGATATTAAAAGATCAGCGGAGAGAGTTTCAGGAGCGGAATTAGATTGGTATTTAATCGATTGGACAGGAACGACCAATACAATTGATTATGGTATCAAAGAAGTAGCGGATAATGCAGGAAAAACCAATATCACTTTAGAAAGAATTGGAAGAATGCCGATGCCGATTGATTTAACAGTGGAATATACAGACGGAACTACTGAGAGTTTTTACATTCCATTAAGAATGATGAACTTTATCAAGCCAAATCCAAACCCGAATGTAAAAAGAACCGTTTTAGACGACTGGGCCTGGGCACAATCGAACTACAGTTTTACAATAGACAAGAACAAAACTGCCATTAAGAAAATCACGATTGATCCAAGCGGATTAATGGCCGATGTAAAAGCAGCGAATAATGTTTATGAGGTGAAATAA
- a CDS encoding helix-turn-helix domain-containing protein, with amino-acid sequence MTFGTKLQKLRGEKRMSQKEISIILKVSQTIYGKWESDIFYPTYKNLKKIAVFYNVSIDALVDVKDKRKADKVLISENLGADPVSFITIFKLLKRIEKTVLLIEKQTAIPEKEGV; translated from the coding sequence ATGACTTTTGGTACTAAGCTGCAAAAATTAAGAGGAGAAAAAAGGATGTCGCAAAAGGAGATTTCGATTATTCTGAAAGTTTCACAAACAATTTATGGAAAATGGGAAAGCGATATCTTTTATCCAACCTATAAAAACTTAAAGAAAATAGCCGTTTTTTATAATGTTAGTATAGATGCGTTGGTAGACGTTAAAGATAAAAGGAAAGCGGATAAGGTTTTAATTTCGGAGAATCTCGGCGCAGATCCGGTGTCTTTCATCACCATATTTAAACTCCTGAAAAGAATAGAAAAGACCGTTTTATTGATCGAAAAGCAAACAGCCATTCCGGAGAAAGAAGGAGTATGA
- a CDS encoding L-threonine 3-dehydrogenase, protein MNPKILIIGACGQIGTELTQKLRKLYGTDNVIASDIRKLNTDVVNSGPFEVVNALDFNQIEHLVEVHQITDIYLMAALLSATAEKNPAFAWDLNMNSLFHVLNLAKAKKIKKIFWPSSIAVFGPTTPKENTPQYTVMEPSTVYGISKQAGERWCEYYHNIYGVDVRSIRYPGLISWSTPPGGGTTDYAVDIFYKAIADKKYECFLSSETKMPMMYMDDAIDATINIMKAPAEKIKIHSSYNLAAMSFTPTEIAAEIKKHIPEFEITYNPDFRQKIADSWPASIDDSEAREDWDWKHTFDLETMTKDMLEHLG, encoded by the coding sequence ATGAATCCAAAAATATTAATCATCGGTGCCTGCGGTCAAATTGGGACGGAACTGACTCAAAAACTGCGCAAACTATACGGAACAGACAATGTAATTGCTTCTGACATTAGAAAATTAAATACTGACGTTGTAAATTCTGGTCCGTTTGAAGTAGTCAATGCTTTAGATTTCAACCAAATTGAGCATCTTGTTGAAGTGCATCAAATTACTGATATATATCTGATGGCGGCACTTTTATCGGCTACAGCCGAGAAAAACCCTGCATTTGCCTGGGATCTGAATATGAATTCATTATTTCATGTTTTAAATTTAGCCAAAGCCAAAAAGATAAAAAAGATATTCTGGCCTTCGAGTATTGCGGTTTTTGGACCTACTACACCTAAGGAAAACACTCCTCAATATACGGTAATGGAGCCTTCTACAGTTTACGGAATTAGTAAACAAGCGGGAGAAAGATGGTGCGAATACTACCATAATATTTACGGAGTTGATGTTCGAAGCATCCGTTATCCGGGCTTAATCAGCTGGTCGACGCCTCCTGGTGGCGGAACTACAGATTACGCTGTAGATATTTTTTACAAGGCTATTGCCGATAAAAAATACGAATGCTTTTTATCCTCTGAAACAAAAATGCCAATGATGTATATGGATGATGCAATTGATGCTACCATTAATATCATGAAAGCACCTGCAGAGAAAATCAAGATACATTCGTCATACAATTTAGCTGCAATGAGTTTCACTCCTACTGAAATTGCTGCAGAAATTAAGAAACATATTCCTGAATTCGAAATAACTTACAACCCTGATTTCCGTCAGAAAATTGCGGACAGTTGGCCGGCTAGTATTGACGATTCAGAAGCCAGAGAAGACTGGGACTGGAAACATACTTTTGATCTTGAAACGATGACAAAAGACATGTTAGAGCATTTAGGATAA